The nucleotide sequence CCGGCCCCACGCTCAGCACCTCCGTGTCGTCCGGCTTGAGACGGTCCGGGGTGAGGACGCGCCGCACGAAGTAGGCGGCCGACGCGCTCACCGCCGCCGACACGAGCAGGCCGCCCGCGAGCGCGGACCCACCGACCACGAGCGCCCGGGTGAGCCTGGTCCGTCGGGAGGGGGCGTCACTGACCACCTCGCCATCCTGGCAGCCGCCCGGGTCTGCTCCTCCGGCACCCTGTCGGAACACGGGCCGCCGGGTCGACGTTCTCCCCAGCGGAAGGGGCGCCGGACGCGCCCACCGCCACGGGGGGACGAGAGGGGTCGAGATGCTGGGTTCCCGTCGGAGCAGCACGGAGTCGGACACGACCGGCCGGAGCGGCGGTGAGCTGCGGGTGTACCCGCGCGGCCGCACGGAGGAGGAGTGGCGCGAGACCCTCACCGACGAGGAGTTCCGCGTGCTGCGGCGCGCGGGCACCGAGCGCGCCTTCACCGGGGAGTACACCGACAACCACGACGTCGGCGTGTACTCGTGCCGCGCGTGCGGCACCGAGCTGTTCCGCAGCGAGCAGAAGTTCGACAGCCACTGCGGCTGGCCGTCCTTCTTCTCCCCGCTCGCCGGCGACCGCATCGAGGAGATCCGCGACACCACCATGGGCATGGTGCGCACCGAGGTCCGCTGCGCCGCGTGCGGCTCCCACCTCGGGCACGTGTTCGAGGGCGAGGGCTACGACACGCCGACCGACCTGCGCTACTGCATCAACTCGGTGTCGATGCGCTTCGAGCCGGCCTGACGGACGCCCGGCGGGCGGTCCGGTACCGCCCGCCCCGTTCG is from Aquipuribacter sp. SD81 and encodes:
- the msrB gene encoding peptide-methionine (R)-S-oxide reductase MsrB, yielding MLGSRRSSTESDTTGRSGGELRVYPRGRTEEEWRETLTDEEFRVLRRAGTERAFTGEYTDNHDVGVYSCRACGTELFRSEQKFDSHCGWPSFFSPLAGDRIEEIRDTTMGMVRTEVRCAACGSHLGHVFEGEGYDTPTDLRYCINSVSMRFEPA